The Hevea brasiliensis isolate MT/VB/25A 57/8 unplaced genomic scaffold, ASM3005281v1 Scaf330, whole genome shotgun sequence genome includes the window ATGGGAAGGCCATTGATTCTATATATGACAGTTCAGCAGAGCTCGATGGGTTGTGTTATGGGACAACACGATGACACGGGaagaaaggaaagagccatttactatttaagtaagaaattcaatgattgcgagtcgagatactcattcctagagaaaacttgttgcgcattgGCATGGACGGAAAATcaactcaagcactacatgttgaatcataaaatgtggctcatctccagaatggacccaatcaagtatgtatttgaaagcctatTCATGCCAtggaggatagcaaaatggcaggtcatactttctcaatatgacattgtctacatgaccaGAAAGGCAGTGAAAGGAAATGTGATTGCTGATCTCCTAACAGAAAACccgatccaggattatgaagccctaGATTTTGAATTTCTTGATGAGTATGTTAATGAAGTCAACAGCGATGACAAAGAACCAAATGAcgcatgggaaatgtatttcgacagaGCGGTCAATTTGTCCGGCAATGGGATTGGAGCAGttttgatatccccagatggaaaacacttcccaatagctatcaagctaaggttcgactgcaccaacaacgttgtagagtatgaagcctgtgtgatgggtttacaggctgccatcaaATTGAAGATCATGAAATTAGAGGTGTACGGAGATTCGcccttgatcatttaccaagtcaaaggagaatggcaaactaaagattCGAAATTGATCCCGTATCAAAAGTATCTCctagaattgatcaagaaattagaagagatttctttcactcacctcaactGTGACAAGAACCAATTCgccgatgccttagccactctagctATCATGACTCAAATGGAAGAGGGACAGATAACACAGGAGTTGTAAATCAAaacaaggagtgagccggcatactgcttcatgatcgaagaagaaacagatgataaaccctggtatcatgacatccaggtctatatcaaaaccagggaatacccttccggggcaagtagaaatgaaagaagaatgatcaggagattagcactgggatacttccctagtggagaaattttgtacaaaaggaactccaatggcgaattgttgaggTGCGTGGaagcaaaagaagcaaggaggatcctttttgaaactcataaGGGGAATTGCGCTACTCACGCCAATGGGCatgtgatggccaagcaaatcatgatacggggatacttctggactactttggaaaaagactgcattgagtactttcggaagtgtcataaatgccaaatttatgctgatccgataaatgtcccgcctcatcagctttttaatcttgtctcaccttggccttttgcaatgtggggcatcgacgtaattggtcctattaatcccaaggcatccaatgggcacaggttcatcCTGGTGGCTATTGACTACTTTTCCAAATGGGTTGAGGTAATGTCATATGCTTATATCATGAAAAATACATTCCTCAAATTTTTCAAGAACAATGTTATCTGCCGACATGGCCTTCCTAgtgaaattgtcaccgataatgctaagaatttgaatggcccaaagatccgAAGTTTATGTGACCAGTACAAAATTTGGCATCTCAATTCATCACCATACCATCCCCAAATGAACATAGCGGTGGAAGCTgctaataaaaatctcaagagaataatcaggaaGATGACCGTCACTTATAAAGATTAGCATGATATACTTTCATTCGCCCTTCATGCTTATCGGACCTCCGTAAGGGCATCGActagggcaactccatactcattagTCTACGAAATG containing:
- the LOC131177098 gene encoding uncharacterized protein LOC131177098, with amino-acid sequence MTRKAVKGNVIADLLTENPIQDYEALDFEFLDEYVNEVNSDDKEPNDAWEMFILVAIDYFSKWVEVMSYAYIMKNTFLKFFKNNVICRHGLPSEIVTDNAKNLNGPKIRSLCDQYKIWHLNSSPYHPQMNIAVEAANKNLKRIIRKMTVTYKD